Sequence from the Trichomycterus rosablanca isolate fTriRos1 chromosome 10, fTriRos1.hap1, whole genome shotgun sequence genome:
atttaaaatatatgtactttatttgtacttgtaaatAGACACAGACAAAAACTAAGTACTCTTTGTTCAAAATAACCAGcataaacaatacaaacatttaccgCTACAAGCGCAACATGGTCTCTGTTCCACCCGCTCGCAACCAACTTAGCCTATCAATGCAAACAGATGATCATTTATCCAAACAACGATCCCTGGCGTCCTAGCTGAGTTTGCCTCGGTATGGTTTCCTCTTATTTCATGTCTGCTTCTCCAGCTTTCACTGCttcaaaagaataaaaaagatgaTATAAGTGTCTCTGCTGCTACTTTCACTAAACCATACATACAAAAACAATACATACACAGTGACGCGTCGGTGACGTCACTTCGCTAAACACACGACTGACTTATGAGCAACTAGTAATGAACTTTTGAATCACTAAACCGAcacatcattcattttaatgtgtattataatattgcttatttacatttgcttatttacataatttattgcaattccatatatatatataaattttgtACTCGTTATTTATGacagttttgaagtgtttttgaAGCGTGAAAAATGAAGCGTTTTTCCGAAtgttttgtggtgtttctgcGCCATCATGTGGATCTTAAACCGTTTCCATGTTGTTTTAAGCACTGAGGCATATCGAGTGGTCTGTCTGTACAGATATGGTTTATACTTTCTGATGAAACAGGAGAAACGTATTAAGTGTtacggagaaaaagtaaaactaatcgATCCCATCACATTAGTATTGATTCTattccaataccaacgttggtatcgataatatcgatattggATCGATCCACCCACCCCTAGTAAACAGAGCTGGGTTTCCGGTTGTGTGCGGGGACTGTTGCTATGATACAGTAAACTTTAGGGTTTAATATGGAAGCGCACCAGGAGCTGATATTCGTTCTTTAACATTCAGTTGTTTAGTTTGTGGTCAGTTATTGCGGTGGTCAGTGATCGAGTTCAGGTAAGAATTTCACAGCGCTAAACTCACGCTTACAGTGATGAAAAATGACAATGTTTTGTTGCACGAACAATTACACTGACTACAGTGATGATCACTTGGTTTGATAGTCAGGACTTCAGGCTGTCTGACTGTAGCCTTGATGCCAAATATCACAGAACAGAACATATTCTCTAATTTGAAAGTTCCTTCAAACAACTTCATATCTGGAATAGTCTTAAGATATgtgcaaatatttatttattaggattttaacgtcatgttttacacaattctGGTTACATTCAGGGCAGGACACGTAGTTACTGGTTATTCaatgtgaaacacagtcatggacaattttgtatctccaattcacctcacttgcatgtttttggagtgtgggaggaaaacgacgcagacacgggaagaacatgcaaactccacactgaaaggacccgaaccgccccacctgggaatcgaacccaggaccttcttgctgtgaggcgacagtgctacccaccaagccaccgtgcaaTTGTAATGGATATTCTTCATTGATCAACCTGAGAGTGAAAATATcagtaaatatttaattaaggtgtatttatttttaattttacatttccaCTATATCTTGGCCAGGTTTGCGagaacaccaatccattgcaagtcatcacacacttacacattccaTCACTTACATAGAGGCACCTAAAGGCCTAAAGGTATAAaaaaacagggagaacattcgAAACTCCTCACAGATAGTAAGATGACTCTCCACCAGCTGCACTACTGATGGTCAAGCACATTTAATGGTGGTTTTTGGccttgccctacatggactAAGATTTTTTTGGATTTCATGaaccttttcacaatattattatGGTAGATTATGAAAAACCTAGATTGTTTTTATCTTACTTTTTGTTACTTATCTTACTtttagaaatgttctttttgacctGATTGATTATACTTTTACCAAGTTTGGTACAAGGTGATGAACCACAATCCATCCACAAAGAAACAGACTCAAACTATTCGGATacactcacctgttaccaatttacaGGGTTATTGTGAAATGCTTACATTCAAGTATGGTATGAACTTTTGACTCCTAAGTGTGTTTCAGGCAATGctgaatttgtttatatttataatatacaataaagtTGGTCAATAAAAACATTGGGTATCTTTTTTGTACTTGATTTTATTCACCTTTTAGTAATATATGTCAAgtaaagtttatttgtatagcactttttacaatatacattgtctcaaagaaactttacagaatccaggactggCAGACCAAAAAACTGACTAGGTGTCAGAATAATCAGAAGGGATGTTTGCATGCTTTCGGCTATATAGTATACATTatggtttatatttatatataaaatatacatggACTATATTTTATACTCAAAACACATACATATCGCATAACTAAATGCTGCTGTAAACCTACTGAGTCTCTGCTCTACTGAATGTTGATTTCTAGGAATCATGGAGATTGTCTATGTGTACACAAAGAAGCGCAGCAAGTTTGGCCATCAGTGTAACTTCTCGGACAGGCCAGCTGAACTGCATGTGGATATTCTGCCTGACCCCACTTTTGCTGCCAGCTTTATCTACCGAGACCCCTGTGATGTAGCTATACAGTGCTCACAAGAAATGTCTGAACATGAGGTTAGTACTGGAAACCATTCAGAATACCATTTTATTACGGTTCTATAGCTTACTCAACGTTCTAGAATTTATCTTAGGTTTTGGTGAAAAGCTTTCACATGGATTTAACTCCCCCAGGATACCTATCAAAGTAAACATATAGTCCAAAGTCAGAATCATCATATGTGTATGCTAACAAacagttattttatttcttcAGGTAAACACACAGCGTTTTGAGTCTGAGACCTGTGGGATAAACCATGTAGAGGGAGGGTGGCCAAAGGATGTCAACCCCTTAGAAATGGAACAGACTATTCGCTATAGAAAGAAAGTGGAGAAAGATGAGAACTATGTGAACACTATCATGCCACTAGGAAATGTAagtgtcaaacacacacatcatttgtgttatttttgatAAAAGCCTTAAGTTTATTTAACCcatttattaagaaaaaaatccaggagaCCGAATTAATATTTTCCTGAACATGATGTTAATGAAAGAGTTGTggtaccactgtaaataaatgaagtcTGACCTGTTCCCTTTTGTTGTAGCACATGGAGCATTGTATCAAACAGAATAATGCTACTGATATTTATCAGGAGTGCTTTGAGGAAGAAGAAATAGAGGATGGGACAGAGGAGCAGCCATCAGCCAAAACCATCAATGTGTTCAGGTGACCCCACTAAAATCTACAGTATTTTCGGACTAGATGAGTCTatcacagagacgggaaaagtaCACGCATCCTGTACTTAGGTGGAAGTACAAATACTCTGTATGATGAAGTATTATAGCAAGCTCTTACAGAAGTTTAAGTATATAACTGCACATTTCTAAATTCACTTATGCTAAATAAGTCTGTCTTAGTTATTCTCAGGGaacaattaattaaatgtataaaaatataaaattctatACCTTAAGCAAATTTTCTAATTCGACTTAGAAACAAACAAATTTGAGAACACACTTGGATAACCAAATCAGTCGTAACTTAATAATAACTAAGTCATGTAAAAAGTATAAAATGTGGAGTTTTTTCTTTGATATATAATTAGTAGAGGTATAAGTCATTACTTCATACCGTTTGTTTTTTGAAAACAGAGATGTAGGAGCTGACATTAATTCTGTATTTTGTATCTTGTCTGTTTTCAGAGACCCTAATGAGGTAAAGCGAACTGCCACCAGTCTTTCATGGCACCCTGACGGTGGCCGTAAACTGGCTGTGTCCTACGCCTCTCTGGAGTTCCAAAATGTTACCAGTAACATGAGCCTTGACTCTTACATCTGGGATATTGGTATGTCGGAAACATCACTGCAGTTTTTGTTTAGCTGATTTCTATGTTGATGATAAACAAATCACCTATACAGACTTGCTATACAGGCTTAAGACTATACAGAATTGCTTTTAGGTTTACTTTACACAGACTTACACACCCTTTGTTAAGCCCATGTACACCATCAGTATAATGAACCATAAAGGAATTACTTTAGGACAATAGTAATCAGCAATTACATGATGTTGCCGTATTTATAATTCATTCAAAGCACAGTGATGCtattatgtttgtgtttgttgtaaAGGTACAACACAGGCATGACGGTGCTGCTAgaacttttaaacacctcactgttattGATGGGTTTGCAATTATGTGCCAGTCAAAGTCCAGCCACAGTAAAGAAGGGTCATTAGTAAAAACTGTTAGAGTAAAAACTATAAGTCAAAATGGCCATATTTCAGTTTCAGTGCTGTAGCTAACAAACATGTTGCTGGCAGGGCAGTTCCAACTGACTGTCTTGGCCATAGAGTGCTGTGACTAGCCCACCTTCTGTGGAGATCAGCtgcttggacttcatggctttcTGCCTTTCCAAATGTGGCCAACAGATGGTGCATGAAAGCACAAATGATTGACGTGTCAGTTTCTATTAATTTACAGACAATTTAGATTTGCCAGCTCTAATAACAACTCGTTTTTTTGTAACAGAGAACCCAAACAAACCTGACATGACCCTAAAACCTGTCTCACCTCTGGTCTGTCTGGAGTATAACCCCAAAGACTCTCACATCTTGGTTGGTGGAAGCTACAATGGACAGATTGGTGAGGATAAACTGGTCATacctttttttttgtcattttctttctttctttcttccttttttttctttctgtcaattttattttatatctaATTGCGTAAGAATGCTCATATAATAAGAATATCACTGTAATTTCCACTAGAGCAACTAAAAACTTAGattgttactttccacctctgctaaTAATTGCCTCATCTCTGTTTAacactgtatgtaaatatgtacaTAAATGCAACACTGAACTGAATGACTGCTTTCTGTGCAGCGTACTGGGACACACGGAAAGGCAGCCAGCCGGTCGAAATGTCCACCATTGAGCACAGCCACAGAGATCCAGTATATAAGGTTATCTGGCTGCAATCTAAGACAGGAACAGACTGCTTCTCTGCTTCCACTGATGGTCAGGTCTGTACACAGTAACACATCAGTACAGTGGGATGTTGTTTGATAAGCATTAAAACAGCAACCCCTAACCCCTAAATGCCCTGATTGTGCATACCATATatgaattttatatatatatatatagttcgTTCTCTTCACCTGGGTTTCACCTGATTTTCAGTCATGTTCTTACTGTTCTTACtgtattttactgtgttttcTCTGGGTGTTCCAGTTCCTTCCTGCCTGTTTTTTGAGTTCCACTTTATCAATTGTTTGGTAGAAGTGTTCCAAATTATGTTTTGGTTGATATTTCTATAATTATTGGTAAACGTTTAGAATGCCATGGATATACACATGGAAACCAGTACACCTTATAGTCCATGTGCTTATTTCACCATTATCCCTAGCCGAAATACTTTTATcaacatatttatattttaacagGTTCTATGGTGGGACATCCGTAAGATGAGTGAGCCTACAGAAAGGCTGGTGTTGGACCCCAGCAAAAAGGGAAACCTGGAGAACGCACTAGGTGCTATCTCACTGGAGTTTGAAACCACCATGGTGAGACTATTATTTTGGCAAAAGATTCATTTCCATGTCAGTACTGTGAATTAATTCCTGATCTT
This genomic interval carries:
- the dnai2b gene encoding dynein axonemal intermediate chain 2 isoform X1, which translates into the protein MEIVYVYTKKRSKFGHQCNFSDRPAELHVDILPDPTFAASFIYRDPCDVAIQCSQEMSEHEVNTQRFESETCGINHVEGGWPKDVNPLEMEQTIRYRKKVEKDENYVNTIMPLGNHMEHCIKQNNATDIYQECFEEEEIEDGTEEQPSAKTINVFRDPNEVKRTATSLSWHPDGGRKLAVSYASLEFQNVTSNMSLDSYIWDIENPNKPDMTLKPVSPLVCLEYNPKDSHILVGGSYNGQIAYWDTRKGSQPVEMSTIEHSHRDPVYKVIWLQSKTGTDCFSASTDGQVLWWDIRKMSEPTERLVLDPSKKGNLENALGAISLEFETTMPTKFMVGTEQGLVVSCNRKAKTPAEKIVCTYSGHHGPIYALQRNPFFPKNFLTVADWTARIWSEDIRESSIMWTKYHMAYLSDGCWSPVRPSVFFTVKMDGTLDVWDFLFKQNDPTLSLKVCDEALYSLRVQDNGRFLGCGSQLGNATLLEISSGLCTLQKNEKALATAMFERETKREKILEARHRELRLKERSRSEQSKEDETKEGDGDESTEDLVACAEKEFYEMLEAEMKKREKEEKTEKEEDKQEKEVYEEKET
- the dnai2b gene encoding dynein axonemal intermediate chain 2 isoform X2, with protein sequence MEIVYVYTKKRSKFGHQCNFSDRPAELHVDILPDPTFAASFIYRDPCDVAIQCSQEMSEHEVNTQRFESETCGINHVEGGWPKDVNPLEMEQTIRYRKKVEKDENYVNTIMPLGNHMEHCIKQNNATDIYQECFEEEEIEDGTEEQPSAKTINVFRDPNEVKRTATSLSWHPDGGRKLAVSYASLEFQNVTSNMSLDSYIWDIENPNKPDMTLKPVSPLVCLEYNPKDSHILVGGSYNGQIAYWDTRKGSQPVEMSTIEHSHRDPVYKVIWLQSKTGTDCFSASTDGQVLWWDIRKMSEPTERLVLDPSKKGNLENALGAISLEFETTMPTKFMVGTEQGLVVSCNRKAKTPAEKIVCTYSGHHGPIYALQRNPFFPKNFLTVADWTARIWSEDIRESSIMWTKYHMAYLSDGCWSPVRPSVFFTVKMDGTLDVWDFLFKQNDPTLSLKVCDEALYSLRVQDNGRFLGCGSQLGNATLLEISSGLCTLQKNEKALATAMFERETKREKILEARHRELRLKERSRSEQSKEDETKEGDGDESTEDLVACAEKEFYEMLEAEMKKREKEEKTEKEEDKEKEVYEEKET